Below is a window of Mucilaginibacter ginkgonis DNA.
GGGCAATTTTGTATCGAAATTTTCGCTTACCAATTTGAATGATATAACAGGTAGAGTAGTGCGCTTTACAAGTGGTTCTGCTGCATTGAACTTGCGTTATAAAGCCGACATTATAAACCTGCGTTTGAACAAGCCTGTTGTGGCGGGTGATATAGCGTTTAAAAATGCAGATATGGTTTACGTGCCTGAAAACCTGCATCTGAAGAACACATCTCTGGCTATGCATTTTATTAAGAATGACCTGGTGCTTAATAATATTCGCCTGCAAAGCGGAAGAAGTATAGTGCTGATGAACGGCCATGTCAACAACTTTTTAAACTTGTATTACAACGCGCCCGAAAAGATCATTGTGGATTGGCAGATCAATAGTCCGCAAATGTACCTGGCAGAGTTTATGGGTTTCTTAAGCGGGCATAAAAAAGCCTCTGTTAAAGCAGCATCGCGGGGTAACAGTGGAAACGTGATTGACCAGTTAAGTAACGTTGTTGATAGGGCACAAGCAGATATGCACATGCATGTGGCTAATGTGCATTACAAAAAGTTTTTGGCTAAAGATATGAATGCGGAGCTGTTAATGTCTGAGGACGGCATCATCATTAAATCTATTAATCTAAAACATGCCGACGGATCGCTGCTGATAAAAGGTAACCTTATTAAAAGCGATGTTTCAAACAGGTTTGCCATTAATACCGTTGTTAACAATGTGGATGTTCGCGAATTTTTTGAATCGTTTGACAATTTTGGTCTGCAATCGCCGACGTATCAAAACCTTAAAGGCCATCTTTCTGCCAGCACTAACATTAACGGCGTAATGAAAAGCGATGGCAGCATTGTAAAAAATTCAATAAACGGAAAGGTGGGCATCAGCCTGGTTAATGGCGCACTGATAGACTTCGGCGTTTTAAAATCGGTAGGGAAGTACGCGTTCCCATTCAGGCGGATGGGTTATATCACTATTCCAAGATTAGATGCTGTGTTTGATATTAAAGGCAGCGATATCGTGATTAACCCTATTAAGCTAAGTTCGAGCGCCATTAACGCCGACATAGCCGGCACTTACGATATGAAGGGTAAGAATACAGACATCAAATTTGATGTGCCATTACGTAACCCTAAAAACGATTCGACGATTACTGATAACGCCGAAAGATTGAAGAAACGTTATAAAGGAATTGTGCTTCACCTGGCTGCGAGGAATAATGAAACCGGCGGCATAAAGGTTGGGTTTCAATAACATTTAACCAAAAAAGAAAGCCCCGTTCCGGGGCTTTCTTTTTTGACACTTTAGTCTTCTTTGAGTGCGTCTTTGATTCCACCTACGGCGTTTTGCACTTTGCCTGCAGCTTTATCGGTCTTACCTTCAGCTTCCAGCTTTGCATCACCGGTTATTTTGCCGGCTGCTTCTTTCACGGCACCTTTCGCTTGCTCAAGTATGCCGTCTGTTCTGTCCTTATCCATATTTTCTCCTTGGTTAAAAATTGATTGTTTAATTATTAAAGGAACGGGGGATAGAAATGTTTTGGAAAGAAAATGTTTAACCGATGTTCGACCGACAAAAAAAGCCGCTTCGTCGAAAGCGGCTTTTGTACTCAGAGCGGGAATCGAACCCGCACTCCTTTAACGGGAACAGGATTTTAAGTCCTGCGTGTCTACCAGTTCCACCATCTGAGCAGGTGAGTAACCTTTTA
It encodes the following:
- a CDS encoding AsmA family protein, with product MPKWLKTSLKILGLLIVLLLVVLISLTLYVNTHKAKVLALINTELKKNVDGQIVIGDMSSSFFTSFPGYSLILKNVLIRDKRFAEHKHTLLNAKTLDVSVNTAALLHGTLSVSHIDISDADIDLFTDSTGYSNASVFKKSDKKKADDKNGSSASAELGKFNLSNVNLSIDNRKAKKLFKFDVHKLNGEMNFPDSGWNGKIHLDVMSRSLGFNMQKGAFLKDKAIEADMTAGYNEKSGKINVASDNLSISGDVFKLRALFSPDGSSRKFSFHLVSDGIAWKSASSIVAANISKTLYKFGFEKPIPLDARISGSFGGGDPLLYITSVIQNNKLIIPGAEITNCNFNVLFTNQVDKAKPLGDPNSVIKLTKFTGTYKNLPIRIDTGSIINLETPIATGNFVSKFSLTNLNDITGRVVRFTSGSAALNLRYKADIINLRLNKPVVAGDIAFKNADMVYVPENLHLKNTSLAMHFIKNDLVLNNIRLQSGRSIVLMNGHVNNFLNLYYNAPEKIIVDWQINSPQMYLAEFMGFLSGHKKASVKAASRGNSGNVIDQLSNVVDRAQADMHMHVANVHYKKFLAKDMNAELLMSEDGIIIKSINLKHADGSLLIKGNLIKSDVSNRFAINTVVNNVDVREFFESFDNFGLQSPTYQNLKGHLSASTNINGVMKSDGSIVKNSINGKVGISLVNGALIDFGVLKSVGKYAFPFRRMGYITIPRLDAVFDIKGSDIVINPIKLSSSAINADIAGTYDMKGKNTDIKFDVPLRNPKNDSTITDNAERLKKRYKGIVLHLAARNNETGGIKVGFQ
- a CDS encoding CsbD family protein; translation: MDKDRTDGILEQAKGAVKEAAGKITGDAKLEAEGKTDKAAGKVQNAVGGIKDALKED